From the genome of Phytohabitans rumicis, one region includes:
- a CDS encoding condensation domain-containing protein translates to MSTTETGHAQHAVWFTERAGVAAGAYQMAFGIHFGAGLNERALGEACAAVVERHPALSNAVAIDGDVPVLVPAAMKIALEHGELSEESIRAEVARAFDLHTGPLARFTLLTAGPGRSLLLVVAHHLVFDGHSKDVLARDLAAAYRAALAGHLVELAGPVAPPASSVAADRERVAADLPRARAYWTSRWSPAPDPVLPGLRREPPGAGPGGTVHLALPAELAARIDPAARRLGVTRFELLLTAVHALLARYGNAGLPVSVALSTRTAPTAGEVGLFVNELPLAVTPLRGTVREYARTVRAGLRELYDVRAVPLARAVSGLRPSAALTAVSVSYRRQPTEPRFPGVSSTMEWFFPAPAARNALNLLIVDAPDGPRIALQHSVEAMATDAVERIGAHLATVLSSIVDGHDQPAAALPILPPAERHRIVREWNDTARPYPPDSTLPALLAASVRTWPDRVAIVDGERVLTYAELDAAVARLTAILRRRGVGAGSLVAVCVPRSWWSLVLLLAIARCGAAYVPVDPAYPAARRSFILAHAAPRWW, encoded by the coding sequence GTGAGCACGACCGAGACCGGCCACGCCCAGCACGCCGTCTGGTTCACCGAGCGGGCCGGGGTCGCCGCCGGGGCCTACCAGATGGCGTTCGGCATCCACTTCGGCGCCGGCCTCAACGAGCGGGCGCTCGGCGAGGCGTGCGCGGCAGTGGTCGAACGGCACCCGGCGCTGAGCAATGCGGTGGCCATCGACGGCGACGTACCGGTGCTGGTCCCGGCCGCCATGAAGATCGCACTCGAACACGGCGAGCTCTCCGAGGAGAGCATTCGCGCGGAGGTCGCCCGCGCGTTCGACCTGCACACCGGCCCACTGGCCCGGTTCACCCTGCTCACCGCCGGCCCGGGCCGCAGCCTGCTGCTGGTCGTCGCCCATCACCTCGTCTTCGACGGGCACTCCAAGGACGTGCTGGCCCGCGACCTCGCGGCCGCCTACCGCGCCGCGCTCGCCGGCCACCTGGTCGAGCTGGCCGGACCGGTCGCGCCGCCGGCCAGCTCCGTCGCGGCGGACCGCGAGCGGGTGGCCGCCGACCTGCCCCGGGCCCGCGCCTACTGGACGTCCCGCTGGTCACCGGCGCCCGACCCCGTCCTGCCCGGACTGCGGCGGGAGCCGCCGGGCGCCGGGCCCGGCGGCACCGTCCACCTGGCGCTGCCCGCCGAGCTGGCCGCCCGGATCGACCCGGCCGCGCGGCGGCTCGGCGTCACCCGGTTCGAGCTGCTGCTCACCGCGGTGCACGCCCTGCTGGCCCGGTACGGCAACGCCGGCCTGCCGGTGTCGGTGGCGCTGTCCACCCGAACCGCGCCAACCGCGGGCGAGGTCGGCCTGTTCGTCAACGAACTGCCTTTGGCGGTCACCCCCTTGCGCGGCACCGTTCGCGAGTACGCCCGCACGGTCCGCGCCGGGCTGCGGGAGCTGTACGACGTGCGGGCGGTGCCGCTGGCCCGTGCGGTCAGCGGACTGCGCCCGTCCGCGGCCCTGACCGCGGTGTCGGTCAGCTACCGGCGCCAGCCCACCGAGCCACGCTTCCCCGGCGTTTCGTCCACTATGGAGTGGTTCTTCCCGGCTCCGGCGGCCCGCAATGCGCTGAACCTGCTCATCGTCGATGCGCCCGACGGCCCGCGAATCGCCCTGCAACACAGCGTCGAGGCGATGGCGACCGACGCGGTGGAGCGGATCGGCGCGCACCTGGCCACCGTGTTGTCGTCCATCGTGGACGGCCATGACCAGCCGGCGGCAGCACTGCCGATACTGCCACCTGCCGAACGGCACCGGATCGTGCGGGAATGGAATGACACGGCCCGGCCGTACCCGCCCGACAGCACGCTGCCGGCGCTCCTGGCGGCGTCTGTGCGCACCTGGCCGGATCGGGTGGCCATTGTGGACGGTGAACGCGTCCTGACGTACGCCGAACTCGACGCCGCCGTCGCACGCCTCACCGCGATCCTGCGCCGGCGCGGTGTCGGCGCCGGGTCGCTGGTCGCCGTCTGCGTTCCGCGATCCTGGTGGTCCCTGGTGCTGCTGCTGGCCATCGCCCGCTGCGGCGCGGCATACGTGCCGGTGGATCCGGCGTACCCGGCGGCGCGGCGGTCCTTCATCCTCGCTCACGCCGCCCCGCGCTGGTGGTGA
- a CDS encoding non-ribosomal peptide synthetase has product MTDPADLAATADPPPAPGRPPTPGDLAYVMYTSGSTGAPKAVAVSHGALANLLLGMRDLLGSGPTDRWLALTSLSFDISALELYLPLIGGGRVVIAPEGAATDGTRLRRLIHGQRVTHVQATPSGWRILLDGGFDGRDAVVALTGGEALPLPLARELRPRVARLFNVYGPTETTIWSTAEEIPPDLDRVTIGRPIANTRAYVLDEAQRPVPTGLTGELYLAGHGVADGYLGNPALSAERFRPDPFAPGGRLYRTGDRCAWLPDGRLVYVGRDDNQVKIRGHRVELGEIEARLLAHPGVAEGAVVLRGTHLVGYTVPRGTPPEPADLRRHLAETLPAVMVPTIWSTVDHLPRTPNGKLDRAALPDPPRPGPTDPDPAAAGAGGGDPVVTELTAIWQDVLQVDDIGPHEDLFDLGGHSLTITRISSRIRQRYAVEVPLDAFFDTPTVAEIAMIVHRSLAGVAGGR; this is encoded by the coding sequence GTGACGGACCCCGCCGACCTCGCCGCGACCGCGGACCCACCGCCCGCCCCGGGCCGCCCACCGACGCCCGGCGACCTGGCCTACGTGATGTACACCTCCGGCTCGACCGGCGCGCCCAAAGCGGTGGCGGTCTCCCACGGCGCGCTGGCGAACCTGCTGCTGGGCATGCGCGACCTGCTCGGCAGCGGACCGACCGACCGGTGGCTGGCGCTGACGTCGCTGTCGTTCGACATCAGCGCGCTGGAGCTGTACCTGCCGCTGATCGGGGGCGGACGCGTGGTGATCGCTCCCGAGGGAGCGGCAACCGACGGCACCCGGCTGCGTCGGCTGATCCACGGCCAGCGGGTCACCCACGTGCAGGCCACGCCCTCCGGCTGGCGGATCCTGCTCGACGGCGGCTTCGACGGCCGCGACGCGGTGGTCGCGCTCACCGGCGGGGAGGCGCTGCCGCTGCCACTCGCCCGCGAACTGCGGCCCCGGGTAGCCCGACTGTTCAACGTGTACGGTCCGACCGAGACGACGATCTGGTCCACCGCCGAGGAGATCCCGCCGGACCTGGACCGGGTCACGATAGGCCGGCCGATAGCCAACACCCGAGCGTACGTATTGGACGAGGCGCAGCGGCCCGTCCCCACCGGACTGACCGGCGAGCTCTACCTGGCCGGCCACGGCGTAGCCGACGGCTATCTCGGCAACCCGGCGCTCAGCGCCGAGCGCTTCCGGCCCGATCCGTTCGCGCCCGGCGGCCGGCTCTACCGCACGGGAGACCGGTGCGCGTGGCTGCCCGACGGAAGGCTGGTCTACGTCGGCCGCGACGACAACCAGGTCAAGATCCGCGGGCACCGGGTCGAGCTGGGCGAGATCGAGGCCCGCCTGCTGGCCCACCCCGGGGTGGCCGAGGGCGCGGTCGTCCTGCGCGGCACGCACCTCGTGGGTTACACGGTGCCGCGCGGTACGCCCCCGGAGCCGGCCGACTTACGGCGGCACCTGGCCGAGACGCTGCCGGCAGTCATGGTGCCCACCATCTGGTCCACTGTGGACCATCTGCCGCGCACGCCGAACGGCAAGCTCGATCGCGCGGCGCTGCCGGATCCACCCCGCCCGGGACCCACCGATCCGGATCCCGCCGCGGCGGGCGCGGGCGGCGGCGACCCGGTGGTGACCGAGCTGACCGCGATCTGGCAGGACGTGCTCCAGGTCGACGACATCGGCCCGCACGAGGACCTCTTCGACCTCGGCGGCCACTCGCTCACGATCACCAGGATCAGCAGCCGGATACGGCAGCGGTACGCCGTCGAGGTGCCGCTGGACGCGTTCTTCGACACACCCACGGTCGCGGAGATCGCCATGATCGTGCACCGGTCGCTCGCCGGCGTCGCGGGCGGGCGCTGA
- a CDS encoding acyl carrier protein, which produces MERAELRRRVATLIAQATDGAVPANAALAGAEPLHDLGLDSLGWLRLIDAVEAAHEVDLDLGGTDLRRITVEHIVDMLANPPQP; this is translated from the coding sequence ATGGAACGCGCCGAGCTTCGACGCCGGGTCGCCACCCTCATCGCCCAGGCGACCGACGGCGCCGTGCCGGCCAACGCCGCGCTGGCCGGCGCCGAGCCGCTGCACGATCTCGGCCTGGACTCACTGGGCTGGTTGCGGTTGATCGACGCCGTGGAGGCCGCGCACGAGGTGGACCTCGACCTGGGCGGCACCGACCTACGCCGGATCACCGTGGAACACATCGTCGACATGCTGGCCAACCCGCCTCAGCCGTGA